The Deinococcus sp. Marseille-Q6407 genome has a window encoding:
- a CDS encoding cyclic-di-AMP receptor has product MPYSAVPAELLVLAVIQDADVPKLMRALAQARLDVTRLSSSGGFLREGNTTLMIGVSRARLDELKDLISLNCRTRSRMMSPAIPLAEQGEGLVTEPLEVEVGGAVLFVLGVQEFVKL; this is encoded by the coding sequence ATGCCTTATTCTGCCGTTCCTGCCGAATTGCTGGTGCTGGCCGTAATCCAGGATGCCGACGTGCCCAAGCTGATGCGGGCGCTGGCTCAGGCCCGGCTGGACGTCACCCGGCTGTCGAGTTCCGGCGGGTTCCTGCGCGAGGGCAACACCACCTTGATGATCGGGGTCTCGCGGGCCCGGCTGGACGAACTCAAGGACCTCATCTCGCTGAACTGCCGTACCCGCAGCCGCATGATGAGCCCGGCCATTCCGCTGGCCGAGCAGGGCGAAGGTCTGGTGACCGAGCCGCTGGAAGTCGAGGTGGGCGGCGCCGTGCTGTTCGTGCTGGGCGTGCAGGAGTTCGTCAAGCTCTGA
- a CDS encoding histone deacetylase, with amino-acid sequence MTEPTSAPAATFPRFIHPFRAYSPAEFTFPLPEGHRFPQYKYEGVRERVLPLLPVLTAPRLRWAQAGRVHDSHYLRRWRRGEVTRKEEREFGLPWSEEMIVRTMRAAGGSLAALHDARTLGWGANLAGGTHHAFAAQAGGFCLINDAAILSRLALDEGWAQRVAVLDLDVHQGDGTAALLEHEPQAFTLSIHGERNYPFRKQRSSLDLGLPDGTTDAQYLEVLSGQALPALEAFRPDLLLFLAGADVLAGDRFGRFVLTLDGIHERNRRVLTWARDAGLPVVSMMAGGYNADHALTVAGHASVVEQGLEVFG; translated from the coding sequence ATGACAGAGCCGACCTCTGCGCCTGCGGCGACTTTTCCCAGATTCATCCATCCTTTCCGCGCCTACAGCCCGGCCGAATTTACCTTTCCGCTGCCCGAAGGTCACCGCTTTCCGCAGTACAAGTATGAAGGCGTGCGCGAGCGGGTCTTGCCGCTGTTGCCGGTGCTGACCGCTCCTCGGCTGCGCTGGGCCCAGGCGGGCCGGGTCCACGATTCGCACTACCTGCGCCGCTGGCGCCGGGGCGAGGTGACCCGGAAGGAGGAGCGCGAGTTCGGCCTGCCCTGGTCCGAGGAGATGATAGTGCGCACCATGCGGGCCGCCGGGGGCAGCCTGGCCGCGCTGCACGACGCCCGCACTCTGGGCTGGGGCGCCAATCTGGCCGGTGGCACCCACCATGCCTTTGCGGCGCAGGCCGGTGGGTTTTGCCTGATTAACGACGCCGCTATCCTGTCCCGGCTGGCGCTGGACGAGGGCTGGGCGCAGCGGGTGGCGGTGCTGGACCTCGACGTGCATCAGGGCGACGGTACCGCAGCTCTACTGGAGCATGAGCCGCAGGCCTTTACCCTCAGTATCCACGGCGAGCGCAATTACCCTTTCCGTAAGCAGCGCAGCAGCCTGGACCTGGGCCTGCCCGACGGCACGACCGACGCCCAGTATCTGGAGGTGCTGTCGGGGCAGGCGCTGCCGGCACTGGAAGCTTTTCGCCCCGACCTGTTGCTGTTTCTGGCCGGCGCCGACGTGCTGGCCGGCGACCGTTTCGGCCGCTTTGTGCTCACGCTGGACGGCATCCACGAACGCAACCGCCGGGTACTGACCTGGGCCCGCGACGCCGGGTTGCCGGTGGTCAGCATGATGGCCGGCGGCTACAACGCCGACCATGCCCTTACCGTGGCAGGACACGCCAGCGTGGTGGAGCAGGGCCTGGAAGTATTCGGCTGA
- a CDS encoding C40 family peptidase — protein sequence MPITGDPLSLFSVRLSRALLPALTCFGLLAGSAFAQPDIPAGVPAAAAAPQQLTSYNEVVVKRGDTAYNLAREYGLTVPQLLDLNGLASHDLEVGQTLKVAVIPPRQVVKGDTLYSLARNNGLTVEALQAANGLSDTNIEIGQWLAIPAAPQARPMPAEVLAESPAFSVTAPAASTLADSASESLGWRRNAMAMLNTPYVYGGNSATGVDCSSFVVRVFQPLGLTLPRTSAQQARVGKAVPRSSLHGGDLVFFDTVGRGSVTHVGIYLGNDQFVNANSYYGRVVIDKLEADRYWAPRYLSARRVLDSSTVAQLSSGQTLALRPGGAD from the coding sequence ATGCCGATAACTGGTGACCCATTGTCCCTTTTCAGTGTCCGTCTGTCCCGGGCCCTGTTGCCCGCCCTGACCTGCTTTGGTCTGCTGGCGGGCAGCGCTTTTGCTCAGCCCGACATTCCTGCCGGAGTGCCGGCCGCCGCCGCTGCCCCGCAGCAACTGACCTCCTACAACGAGGTCGTGGTGAAACGCGGCGACACCGCCTACAACCTGGCCCGCGAGTACGGCCTGACCGTGCCGCAGCTGCTGGACCTTAACGGTTTGGCCTCCCACGACCTGGAAGTGGGGCAGACCCTCAAAGTGGCCGTGATCCCTCCGCGGCAGGTGGTCAAGGGCGACACTCTCTATAGCCTGGCCCGCAACAACGGCCTGACGGTAGAAGCCCTGCAGGCGGCCAACGGCCTGAGCGACACCAACATCGAAATCGGTCAGTGGCTGGCTATTCCGGCTGCCCCTCAGGCGCGGCCCATGCCCGCCGAGGTGCTGGCCGAGTCCCCGGCTTTCTCGGTAACGGCCCCGGCTGCTTCAACTCTGGCCGACAGCGCCAGCGAATCCCTGGGCTGGCGCCGCAACGCCATGGCGATGCTGAACACCCCTTACGTGTACGGCGGCAACTCGGCCACCGGCGTGGATTGCAGCTCCTTCGTGGTGCGGGTGTTCCAGCCGCTGGGATTGACCCTGCCGCGCACCAGCGCCCAGCAGGCCAGGGTGGGGAAAGCGGTGCCGCGTTCCTCGCTGCACGGCGGCGACCTGGTCTTTTTCGATACGGTGGGCCGCGGCAGCGTGACCCACGTGGGGATTTACCTGGGCAACGACCAGTTCGTGAATGCCAATTCCTACTATGGCCGGGTAGTCATCGACAAGCTGGAAGCCGACCGTTATTGGGCTCCCCGTTACCTGAGTGCCCGGCGCGTGCTGGACAGCTCGACCGTGGCGCAGCTGAGCAGCGGGCAGACCCTGGCCCTGCGCCCCGGCGGCGCCGACTGA
- a CDS encoding ATP-binding cassette domain-containing protein: MLELRQLSKRYGTFTALEDVTLQVAGGQVFGLLGPNGAGKTTLLRILATLLQPSSGSAQVAGLDVAAQPDGVRQLIGVVNGGMGLPARLTGREILHSFAGFYGLSRAQAEARIAELDAALDLGRTLDTRAGEYSTGMRQKVTIARAVIQDPAVLILDEAASGLDIFARRALLDWVAAARRPGKLTLYSTHVMSEVEEVCDRVAVLHAGRLLAEGTQPELLAHTRAASLEEAFFRLVELDEAAHPQDTAHAS, encoded by the coding sequence CTGCTGGAATTGCGGCAGCTCAGCAAGCGTTACGGCACCTTCACGGCGCTGGAAGACGTGACGTTGCAGGTGGCCGGCGGGCAGGTGTTCGGCCTGCTGGGGCCCAACGGTGCCGGCAAGACCACGCTGCTGCGGATTCTGGCGACCCTGCTGCAGCCCAGCAGCGGCAGCGCGCAGGTGGCCGGGCTGGACGTGGCGGCCCAGCCGGACGGGGTGCGGCAGCTGATCGGGGTGGTGAACGGCGGCATGGGCCTGCCGGCCCGGCTGACCGGACGGGAAATCCTGCATTCTTTTGCGGGGTTTTACGGCCTGAGCCGCGCCCAGGCCGAGGCGCGCATTGCCGAACTGGACGCCGCACTGGACCTGGGCCGCACCCTGGACACCCGGGCCGGCGAATATTCCACCGGCATGCGCCAGAAAGTGACCATCGCCCGCGCCGTGATTCAGGACCCGGCGGTGCTGATTCTGGATGAAGCGGCCAGCGGCCTGGACATCTTCGCGCGCCGGGCGCTGCTGGACTGGGTGGCGGCCGCCCGCCGGCCCGGAAAACTCACGCTCTACTCCACCCACGTGATGAGCGAGGTGGAAGAGGTCTGCGACCGGGTGGCGGTGCTGCACGCGGGCCGGCTGCTGGCCGAGGGCACCCAGCCGGAGCTGCTGGCCCACACCCGGGCCGCTTCTTTAGAAGAAGCTTTTTTCCGGCTGGTTGAGCTGGACGAGGCGGCGCACCCACAGGACACGGCACATGCGTCCTGA
- a CDS encoding TetR/AcrR family transcriptional regulator, producing MELSLRERQKERRRSEIYEAAISLFKQSGFEHTTATEIARASGVSRGTFFNYYPYKEAVLLDYGSLVVDKLEAEAKQRLNEGRPPLQVLYEVWSLLADENARERDLFPPLAYEVMNPNPERAQTAYRALRLSGVVELILRPLHEAGELRSDLSLARISNLIADTYLLVALRWSAYGTGRGLHDELRMSLDLLLGGALKR from the coding sequence ATGGAACTGTCCCTACGCGAACGCCAAAAGGAACGGCGCCGCAGCGAAATCTACGAGGCCGCCATTTCTCTGTTCAAACAAAGCGGCTTCGAACACACCACGGCCACCGAGATTGCCCGGGCCAGCGGAGTCTCGCGCGGCACGTTTTTCAATTACTACCCTTACAAGGAAGCGGTGCTGCTGGACTACGGCAGCCTGGTGGTGGACAAGCTGGAAGCCGAAGCCAAGCAGCGGCTGAACGAGGGCCGGCCGCCGCTGCAGGTGCTGTACGAGGTCTGGTCGCTGCTGGCCGACGAGAACGCCCGCGAGCGCGACCTGTTTCCCCCGCTGGCCTACGAGGTGATGAATCCTAACCCCGAGCGCGCCCAGACCGCTTACCGGGCGCTGCGGCTGAGCGGGGTGGTGGAGCTGATTTTACGGCCTCTGCACGAGGCCGGCGAACTACGCTCGGACCTCAGCCTGGCCCGGATCAGCAACCTGATTGCCGACACCTACCTGCTGGTGGCGCTGCGCTGGAGTGCTTACGGCACCGGCCGCGGCCTGCACGACGAGCTGCGGATGTCGCTAGACCTGCTGCTGGGCGGCGCCCTCAAGCGCTGA
- a CDS encoding ATP cone domain-containing protein, giving the protein MANKDSGKKGKADKQAASSETLDLLVGPPKHAWPFSRGLLIRTLLHAGANRKEAASIARYVEQYLRDHALSPIRTEDLHDLLVRVTKEQSGRSLARKVEQQTPFFQDIQVRSQSGKMPFSRSVLARRLDDTGLDTKEAYAAARQVELYLREKGLREVSAEELQDHAAEVLAQKYGEHFARTYRFSLSHQGRVGVISTDSPEHEQPIPFSKGILMQSLLAAGAAPDAARTLARAVQRDLQGTGDRVVTRAQIRRMVQRRLRDETGKHVSARYGLLRAIRHLPRPLLVMIGGVSGTGKSHLASEVAYRLGIPRIINTDSVREVMRAMISPQLMPTLHTSTFQAWKYLLPPGEHRPEHPDQQALEIGFREQTRQVSVGLNAIAQRLIHENADLVAEGVHLVPGFLDPRLAENAIVVQVLLVIPDEDEHRSRFTRREKETAAARPESRYLQSFQEIRSLQDYLIRVAERHEVPILDHLSLDEQAERTVDIVLAQLPAALKELGDDHSRDGSDEEEMSFLEYASALQGFPASAPEQGTGEGS; this is encoded by the coding sequence GTGGCCAACAAGGACTCAGGAAAAAAAGGCAAGGCAGACAAGCAGGCCGCCAGCAGCGAAACGCTGGACCTGCTGGTCGGCCCGCCGAAGCATGCCTGGCCTTTTAGCCGTGGGCTGCTGATCCGTACCCTGCTGCATGCTGGAGCCAACCGCAAGGAGGCGGCCAGCATCGCCCGCTATGTGGAGCAGTACCTGCGTGACCATGCCTTAAGCCCCATCCGCACCGAGGACCTGCACGACCTGCTGGTGCGGGTCACCAAGGAGCAGTCCGGCCGCTCGCTGGCCCGCAAGGTAGAGCAGCAGACGCCCTTTTTTCAGGATATTCAGGTGCGCTCGCAAAGCGGCAAGATGCCGTTTTCGCGTTCGGTGCTGGCCCGGCGGCTGGACGATACCGGCCTGGACACCAAAGAAGCCTACGCGGCGGCCCGCCAGGTGGAGCTTTATCTGCGCGAAAAAGGCCTGCGTGAAGTCAGCGCCGAGGAATTGCAGGACCACGCCGCCGAGGTGCTGGCGCAGAAATACGGCGAACATTTTGCCCGGACCTACCGCTTCAGCCTGAGCCATCAGGGGCGGGTAGGGGTCATCAGCACTGACAGCCCGGAACACGAGCAGCCGATTCCGTTCAGCAAGGGGATTCTGATGCAGTCGCTGCTGGCGGCCGGAGCGGCGCCGGACGCCGCCCGCACCCTGGCCCGCGCCGTGCAGCGCGACCTGCAGGGCACCGGCGACCGGGTGGTGACCCGCGCCCAGATTCGCCGGATGGTGCAGCGCCGCCTGCGCGACGAAACCGGCAAACATGTCAGCGCTCGCTACGGGCTGCTGCGGGCCATTCGGCACCTGCCGCGGCCACTGCTGGTGATGATCGGCGGGGTGTCCGGCACCGGCAAGTCCCACCTGGCATCGGAAGTGGCGTACCGGCTGGGCATTCCCCGGATCATCAACACCGATTCGGTACGCGAGGTGATGCGGGCCATGATCTCGCCGCAGCTGATGCCCACGCTGCACACCAGCACCTTTCAAGCCTGGAAATACCTGCTGCCGCCCGGAGAGCACCGGCCCGAGCACCCGGATCAGCAGGCGCTGGAAATCGGCTTCCGCGAGCAGACCCGGCAGGTGTCGGTGGGCCTGAACGCCATCGCCCAGCGCCTGATTCACGAGAATGCCGACCTGGTGGCCGAAGGGGTGCATCTGGTGCCCGGGTTTCTGGACCCCCGGCTGGCCGAGAATGCCATCGTGGTGCAGGTGCTGTTGGTGATTCCCGACGAGGACGAACACCGCTCGCGCTTTACCCGGCGCGAAAAGGAAACGGCGGCGGCGCGGCCCGAAAGCCGTTATCTGCAGAGCTTTCAGGAAATCCGTAGCCTGCAGGACTACCTGATCCGGGTGGCCGAGCGCCACGAGGTGCCCATTCTGGATCATCTCTCGCTGGACGAGCAGGCCGAGCGCACGGTGGATATTGTCCTGGCGCAGCTGCCGGCCGCCCTCAAGGAACTGGGCGACGACCACAGCAGAGACGGCAGCGATGAGGAAGAAATGAGCTTTCTGGAATATGCCAGCGCGCTGCAGGGCTTCCCGGCCAGCGCACCGGAACAGGGAACGGGCGAAGGCAGCTAA
- a CDS encoding ABC transporter permease, with translation MRPDFVWRVAARDLLSTLRDTRTLLGTVLIPLVLIPVLMLGTPLLLGQFIGGQAQKRQQVGVMGTLPAELRERLGQDGQPEQTGAGAGAEHTGVELVPLNGNSPEVARQAVQSEQVDAVIRVTAPLPEREGDAPAQVQVFAKLNSLAAQTGALGKVEAAVTSYNHALAARRLAAAGLSEDDLSPVRLDRQDASTVQEASSGQLAFLIPLLMMNFILSGAMATALDSTAGEKERGTLESLLVSPVRRSEVVAGKLLATTLSALVAALFSVLGFLGTGLIAGLLLQRGGMQADLSQAFGGQLALGAGGFASLLLSAVGAALLLSALLIALSIYARSYKEAQTYVTPLSLVIVLPALFLQFSDGFSTAFYAIPLFGSMLSVMDSVTGTLKWPQLWLSLGANLLTTLLLAALALRSFQREEVIFRN, from the coding sequence ATGCGTCCTGATTTTGTCTGGCGGGTGGCGGCCCGCGACCTGCTCTCCACCCTGCGCGATACCCGCACACTGCTGGGCACGGTGCTGATTCCGCTGGTGCTGATTCCCGTACTGATGCTGGGCACGCCGCTGCTGCTGGGGCAGTTTATCGGCGGGCAGGCGCAAAAGCGCCAGCAGGTGGGCGTAATGGGCACGCTGCCGGCGGAGCTGCGCGAACGGCTGGGGCAAGATGGACAGCCTGAGCAGACCGGAGCGGGAGCGGGGGCGGAACATACCGGGGTCGAACTGGTGCCGCTGAACGGCAATTCGCCGGAGGTAGCCCGGCAGGCGGTGCAGAGCGAGCAGGTGGACGCTGTGATCCGGGTCACGGCGCCGCTGCCTGAGCGCGAAGGTGATGCCCCGGCGCAGGTACAGGTTTTCGCCAAGCTGAATTCGCTGGCCGCCCAGACCGGCGCGCTGGGCAAGGTGGAAGCGGCGGTCACAAGTTACAACCACGCCCTGGCCGCCCGCCGGCTGGCAGCGGCCGGGCTGAGCGAGGACGACCTCTCGCCGGTCAGGCTGGACCGGCAGGACGCGTCCACCGTGCAGGAGGCCAGCAGCGGGCAACTGGCTTTCTTGATTCCGCTGCTGATGATGAACTTTATTCTCTCGGGCGCGATGGCAACAGCGCTGGACAGCACCGCCGGCGAGAAGGAACGCGGCACGCTGGAAAGCCTGCTGGTCAGCCCGGTGCGGCGCAGCGAGGTGGTGGCCGGCAAGCTGCTGGCCACCACCCTCAGCGCGCTGGTCGCAGCGCTGTTCAGCGTGCTGGGCTTTCTGGGCACCGGCCTGATTGCCGGTCTTTTGCTACAGCGCGGCGGCATGCAGGCCGATTTGTCACAGGCGTTTGGCGGTCAGCTGGCCCTGGGCGCCGGCGGTTTCGCCAGCCTGCTGCTGAGCGCAGTGGGCGCCGCACTGCTGCTGAGTGCCCTCCTGATTGCCCTGAGCATCTACGCCCGCTCGTACAAGGAAGCCCAGACCTACGTGACGCCGCTGTCGCTGGTGATCGTGCTGCCGGCGCTGTTCCTGCAGTTCAGCGACGGGTTCTCTACGGCCTTTTACGCCATTCCACTGTTCGGCTCAATGCTGAGCGTGATGGATTCGGTGACCGGCACCCTGAAATGGCCGCAGCTGTGGCTGTCGCTGGGGGCCAACCTGCTGACCACGCTGCTGCTGGCGGCGCTGGCCCTGCGTTCCTTCCAGCGCGAGGAAGTGATTTTCCGCAACTGA